The following proteins are co-located in the Macadamia integrifolia cultivar HAES 741 chromosome 3, SCU_Mint_v3, whole genome shotgun sequence genome:
- the LOC122074269 gene encoding disease resistance protein RPM1-like, whose translation MGLRREDQETTDDDAGHEGGLQNRLYEFLRDERYLIVIDDVVSTKVWNDLKEAFPNGQNGSRIMLTTRDAEVACLANSDGIPHRLWVLSPADSWELFTRKVFIAPWQVSTEACLSTSHTMNLCVPPQLVAIGRKMVKKCKGIPLLIVGLVDLLSSRPANISGWSSVLHGADMRAIADDATHRWLNLSGFFDKMISSHVKQRLPYLRRLFLPNEIEIPARRFTLSWAAEGLFFGQRYGEFAEEEVAHDCLQQLILFDIIRTENLSSNGNAKTCSIPHDLPMRGVLRTNNASNSSHDDHRWVWFFPPENLENTDHFVHPHQDHVYQQQQQTGGNANSCETLCSFWCFNFRGGYEAGQDVGLFLQRCISEGGLQFLGVLDLEGVDKPCLPEAIGELINLRYLGLRETYLDTLPSNIGKLLKLQTLDTKYTYVRNYPRSIQKLKKLRHLHLNELQYSSELVS comes from the coding sequence ATGGGACTCCGACGAGAAGATCAAGAGACAACTGATGATGATGCTGGTCATGAGGGAGGATTGCAGAACAGGCTCTATGAATTCTTGAGAGATGAGAGGTATCTTATAGTCATCGATGATGTAGTCAGTACCAAAGTCTGGAATGATTTGAAAGAAGCATTTCCAAATGGACAAAATGGAAGCAGAATAATGCTTACAACCCGTGACGCGGAGGTTGCTTGTCTCGCCAATTCAGATGGCATTCCTCACAGGCTATGGGTGCTAAGTCCGGCAGATAGCTGGGAGTTGTTCACAAGAAAGGTATTCATAGCTCCATGGCAAGTAAGTACTGAAGCATGTCTCTCTACTTCTCATACCATGAATTTGTGCGTCCCTCCTCAATTGGTTGCCATTGGAAGAAAGATGGTGAAAAAATGTAAGGGTATTCCCCTGTTAATTGTAGGATTGGTAGATCTATTGTCAAGTAGACCTGCCAACATTAGCGGGTGGTCAAGTGTACTTCATGGCGCAGATATGCGTGCCATTGCAGATGATGCCACCCATCGGTGGCTTAATCTATCTGGCTTCTTTGATAAGATGATATCTTCACATGTGAAACAGAGGCTTCCTTACCTTCGGCGGCTCTTTCTGCCTAATGAGATCGAGATCCCTGCAAGGAGGTTTACTCTGTCATGGGCTGCAGAGGGCTTATTCTTTGGACAGAGATATGGTGAATTTGCGGAGGAAGAAGTTGCACATGACTGTCTACAACAGTTGATACTTTTTGATATAATTCGAACAGAAAATTTGAGTTCCAATGGAAATGCCAAGACATGTAGTATTCCCCACGATCTGCCAATGCGCGGGGTCTTAAGAACTAACAATGCCAGCAACTCTTCTCATGATGATCATCGCTGGGTTTGGTTTTTTCCTCCAGAGAATCTGGAGAATACTGATCATTTTGTTCACCCTCATCAAGATCATGTTTACCAACAGCAGCAGCAAACAGGTGGTAATGCAAATTCCTGCGAAACACTTTGTTCCTTTTGGTGCTTTAATTTTCGGGGAGGATATGAAGCTGGGCAGGATGTAGGGCTCTTTCTCCAGAGATGCATTAGTGAGGGTGGGTTGCAGTTTCTTGGGGTGCTTGATCTAGAAGGTGTGGATAAACCTTGTCTACCTGAGGCAATTGGAGAGCTAATCAACTTGAGGTACCTTGGTTTAAGAGAGACCTACTTGGACACACTCCCTTCAAATATAGGCAAGTTGCTGAAACTCCAAACACTTGATACAAAATACACATATGTCCGTAATTACCCTCGTTCTATCCAGAAATTGAAAAAACTAAGACACCTTCATCTGAACGAGTTGCAATATTCCAGTGAACTTGTTTCATAG